From Oscillospiraceae bacterium CM, a single genomic window includes:
- a CDS encoding tail fiber protein, whose product MAITPLTDDLNIIAVLDDEPNDEGGLTPLAFKEKFDEAGNAIKSYINDTLVPELATERSTDLADIAQNLTDAVAAAEIQSGNLPAGGGTGQLLTKNSGDNYDFGWQDPTGTSEATPGTIAKRDENGRLKVADPEDDGDVATKGYVDNADAVGTVKQALVNPWGSKGLLCNGASFDAATYPDLAALIKDCPSEDLTAGLTTAQCDDILKFGNYFVGLGSNRVYYTDDPTGAWTYVELTGFTSTKRIKIINGQLVVVGATASAQQIAYCTDITGAWTYLTVISSTAQVAYDIVYDGNYYYVVSHNGSTNLSTIYYSNTLNGNYTAGVTQSNSKTDISMEYANGYIAVAYSYSNAVKVWQMTTAAARVSGSGGSVISISSATSDLSEIIHDGTRWILIVLFQNVYDSMFLSVYFCETDEPSAFNQNIIDEDVPYSMTGAGLGSYSKFRYLDGRYYFLCQYYYSTGGFAVMYHTDDIKKLWGMIVFNAGHGLRTFYKDSSYFVFGRNGTSILYCPTKRLPMFNDDNVYTYIKALL is encoded by the coding sequence ATGGCGATAACACCATTAACCGACGACCTCAACATCATCGCTGTGCTCGACGACGAGCCGAACGATGAAGGCGGCCTCACGCCGTTGGCGTTTAAAGAGAAGTTTGATGAGGCCGGGAATGCGATTAAAAGCTATATTAACGACACACTGGTTCCCGAATTGGCGACAGAGCGGTCAACAGACCTTGCCGATATCGCGCAGAATCTAACAGACGCCGTCGCGGCGGCGGAAATACAGTCTGGCAACCTCCCTGCCGGTGGCGGGACAGGGCAGCTTTTAACGAAAAACTCCGGGGATAACTATGACTTCGGCTGGCAAGACCCCACCGGAACGAGCGAAGCGACGCCAGGCACCATCGCCAAGCGCGACGAAAACGGCAGGCTGAAGGTGGCCGACCCGGAGGATGACGGAGATGTTGCGACGAAGGGGTATGTGGATAACGCGGATGCAGTAGGCACTGTCAAACAAGCATTAGTTAATCCGTGGGGTAGCAAGGGGTTGCTCTGCAATGGGGCGTCCTTTGATGCTGCAACATATCCTGATTTAGCGGCACTCATAAAAGATTGCCCTAGTGAGGATTTAACAGCAGGTTTAACAACTGCCCAATGTGATGATATTTTAAAATTTGGAAACTACTTCGTAGGACTTGGGAGTAATAGAGTATACTATACGGACGACCCTACAGGAGCATGGACTTATGTTGAATTGACTGGCTTTACCAGCACGAAAAGAATTAAAATAATAAACGGTCAACTAGTTGTAGTCGGAGCAACTGCATCCGCACAGCAAATTGCTTACTGCACGGATATAACTGGAGCGTGGACATATTTAACGGTTATTTCATCTACAGCGCAGGTTGCTTACGACATAGTGTATGACGGAAATTACTACTATGTGGTATCACATAATGGTTCAACCAACCTCTCTACCATTTATTATAGCAATACATTAAATGGCAATTATACTGCGGGGGTAACTCAAAGCAATTCAAAAACCGACATCAGTATGGAGTACGCCAATGGGTATATAGCGGTGGCGTATTCCTATTCGAATGCAGTAAAAGTTTGGCAGATGACAACTGCGGCAGCAAGAGTTAGCGGATCAGGAGGTTCGGTAATTTCTATATCATCTGCTACCTCAGACTTATCTGAAATAATACACGATGGAACACGTTGGATACTTATTGTCTTATTTCAGAACGTGTATGATTCAATGTTTCTTTCGGTTTATTTTTGTGAAACAGATGAACCATCGGCGTTTAACCAAAACATCATTGATGAAGATGTACCATATTCAATGACTGGCGCCGGATTAGGGTCATATTCAAAATTTAGATATCTTGACGGCAGATATTATTTTTTGTGCCAGTATTACTATAGTACCGGCGGATTTGCTGTCATGTATCATACCGACGACATTAAAAAATTATGGGGTATGATAGTTTTTAATGCCGGGCATGGCCTAAGAACTTTTTATAAAGACAGTAGTTATTTCGTTTTTGGCAGAAACGGTACCTCAATACTTTATTGCCCCACAAAACGTCTTCCAATGTTTAACGATGATAACGTATACACCTATATCAAAGCTCTTTTATAA
- a CDS encoding XkdX family protein: protein MFERLKRLFDAGTLTIDGLKNAVVKDWVTTEQYEEITGQTYAV from the coding sequence ATGTTCGAACGACTGAAAAGACTCTTTGACGCGGGGACGCTGACAATTGACGGTTTGAAAAACGCCGTCGTGAAAGACTGGGTCACGACGGAGCAGTATGAAGAAATCACGGGCCAGACCTATGCGGTTTAG
- a CDS encoding CHAP domain-containing protein, giving the protein MVSSQKLVDVARGYVGYLEKKSNAKLEDFTANAGSGNFTIFGQWYEMNGFAWCAMFVSYCAEKAGIPTSIIPKHASCAMGVSWFKHAGRWHDRKYTPAAGDIIYFTHDGETPAHVGIVTGVSGSKVMTIEGNTSGGSTLIANGGGVAAKSYPLSYEKILGYGSPAYEEEDMTYEQFCDYMDKYLSVAGTGDKPSAWAREATEAMKAKGVFNGDGQGNYGWQKPVTREALAVILSK; this is encoded by the coding sequence ATGGTGAGTAGCCAAAAGCTCGTCGATGTCGCCCGCGGCTACGTCGGGTACCTCGAGAAAAAATCAAACGCAAAGCTTGAAGATTTCACAGCTAACGCCGGGAGCGGGAACTTTACAATTTTCGGCCAGTGGTATGAAATGAACGGATTTGCCTGGTGCGCAATGTTCGTATCCTACTGCGCCGAGAAGGCAGGGATACCGACAAGCATTATCCCAAAGCATGCGTCCTGCGCGATGGGCGTTTCGTGGTTTAAACACGCCGGGCGCTGGCACGACCGAAAGTATACGCCTGCCGCCGGAGACATCATCTATTTTACGCACGACGGCGAAACCCCGGCACACGTCGGCATCGTAACTGGCGTTTCCGGCAGCAAGGTTATGACTATTGAGGGCAACACTTCCGGCGGCTCGACACTCATAGCAAACGGCGGTGGTGTGGCTGCGAAAAGCTATCCACTGTCCTATGAGAAGATTTTGGGCTATGGCAGCCCCGCGTATGAGGAGGAAGACATGACATACGAGCAGTTTTGCGACTACATGGACAAGTATTTGAGCGTAGCGGGTACGGGGGACAAGCCCAGCGCATGGGCGCGGGAGGCGACGGAAGCGATGAAAGCCAAAGGTGTCTTCAACGGAGACGGGCAGGGCAACTATGGCTGGCAGAAACCAGTGACAAGGGAAGCGCTGGCGGTTATTTTAAGCAAATAG
- a CDS encoding HNH/ENDO VII family nuclease, translating into MQRTDRFETATLAGNQPGVAKIRVNVTPQGNKLYYATNELTGAATPQPRDSQGYPRGIEAATPATNINIPQNVRKVNAAGDSHPASVESIRQTYEKLIAEQQAANAENLAAANRVRDLTDVYRENVQTKGAGADTVSAQQVENSAGQGYNGIDTLEKLYDEAVHSKGTEGAGDAPTKPYTTSRPKYGKTQVDDVWNNYKDPTTGKAPDPAGGSISWDKTKPRQGQWDMGHIPEEKYSDMRDRYIRGEISQQEFLGWYRNPANYRPELPSTNRSHKYE; encoded by the coding sequence ATTCAAAGAACAGACAGGTTTGAAACGGCGACATTAGCAGGCAATCAACCGGGAGTGGCAAAAATTCGAGTGAACGTTACCCCCCAAGGGAACAAGCTATACTACGCAACAAATGAACTGACAGGAGCCGCGACACCTCAACCGCGCGATAGCCAAGGCTACCCACGCGGGATAGAGGCGGCGACTCCTGCCACGAACATTAATATACCACAAAATGTCAGGAAAGTCAATGCGGCGGGTGATTCCCATCCCGCATCCGTCGAATCCATCCGGCAGACGTATGAAAAGCTGATTGCAGAGCAGCAGGCAGCCAACGCGGAAAATCTCGCGGCGGCAAACAGGGTTCGTGACCTGACCGACGTCTATCGTGAAAACGTTCAAACCAAAGGCGCGGGAGCGGACACCGTCAGCGCGCAACAGGTTGAAAACAGCGCAGGACAGGGATATAATGGCATTGACACATTAGAGAAGCTCTACGACGAGGCGGTACATAGTAAAGGTACTGAGGGCGCGGGGGATGCACCGACAAAGCCCTATACCACGAGCAGACCAAAGTATGGAAAAACTCAAGTTGATGATGTTTGGAACAATTACAAAGATCCAACGACTGGCAAAGCCCCAGATCCTGCTGGTGGAAGCATATCATGGGATAAAACAAAGCCGAGGCAGGGACAATGGGATATGGGGCATATTCCGGAAGAAAAATACTCCGATATGCGTGACCGTTATATAAGAGGTGAAATAAGTCAACAGGAATTTTTAGGATGGTATAGAAATCCTGCAAACTATAGACCAGAGCTACCGAGTACGAATAGGAGTCATAAATATGAATAG
- a CDS encoding DUF2185 domain-containing protein produces MNNTPHPEFGKCLTTKNVVEKKGRIKWCIREEGSRDVDNGWRFFSEIDTEEYLADTSNWSVVDFDSIVEIDPILLSLMWMPYGTEITIEYGDEEISYNDDHTGVPIVDPLGGKPMLIKRNRD; encoded by the coding sequence TTGAATAACACGCCACACCCTGAATTTGGGAAATGTTTGACCACAAAAAACGTAGTTGAAAAAAAAGGTAGAATTAAATGGTGCATTCGCGAAGAGGGATCTCGCGATGTTGATAATGGGTGGCGGTTTTTCTCTGAAATTGATACAGAAGAGTACTTAGCCGACACCAGCAATTGGTCTGTAGTAGATTTTGATTCAATAGTCGAGATTGATCCCATACTACTATCTTTGATGTGGATGCCATATGGTACGGAGATAACAATCGAGTATGGCGATGAGGAAATATCATATAATGATGATCATACAGGAGTTCCGATTGTAGATCCCTTAGGAGGAAAACCAATGCTAATCAAGCGAAACCGCGATTAG